The proteins below are encoded in one region of Chloroflexota bacterium:
- the ugpC gene encoding sn-glycerol-3-phosphate ABC transporter ATP-binding protein UgpC, whose protein sequence is MATVTFDHVVKKYGEVLAVNDLSLEIRDGEFMVLVGPSGCGKTTSLRMIAGLEEITAGELRIGDRVVNDVAPKDRDIAMVFQSYALYPHMTVRDNLAFGLKLRKVPKADIERRVKEAADILDIGRYLDRKPKELSGGQRQRVALGRAIVREPAVFLMDEPLSNLDAKLRVQTRAELARLHQRLRTTTVYVTHDQVEAMTMGSRIAVMSEGLLQQVGTPQELYDHPTNRFVAGFIGSPSMNFVDVTVSGSGDSTTLEAPDTTIPVPDRLRQAVGQMAGRKLVAGFRPDHLDLGGPSSGVATIHGRADVVEYLGAQELLHVSAAGKDLVAIVNASHRVMPGDDLTLALPLDKLHLFDGDTGMSVTQLKAAAAAAAVSA, encoded by the coding sequence TTGGCCACCGTGACGTTCGACCACGTCGTGAAGAAGTACGGCGAGGTCCTTGCCGTCAACGACCTCAGCCTCGAGATCCGCGACGGGGAGTTCATGGTCCTCGTGGGACCGTCCGGCTGCGGCAAGACGACGAGCCTGCGGATGATCGCGGGCCTCGAGGAGATCACGGCCGGCGAGCTCCGGATCGGCGATCGTGTCGTCAACGACGTCGCGCCGAAGGATCGCGACATCGCGATGGTCTTCCAGAGCTACGCTCTCTATCCACACATGACGGTCCGCGACAACCTCGCCTTCGGCCTCAAGCTGCGGAAAGTCCCCAAGGCGGACATCGAGCGGCGGGTGAAGGAGGCCGCGGACATCCTCGACATCGGCCGCTACCTCGACCGCAAGCCGAAGGAGCTCTCCGGCGGCCAGCGCCAGCGGGTCGCGCTCGGTCGGGCGATCGTCCGCGAGCCGGCGGTCTTCCTCATGGACGAGCCGCTGTCCAACCTCGATGCGAAGCTCCGCGTCCAGACGCGGGCCGAGCTCGCCCGACTCCACCAGCGCCTTCGCACGACCACCGTGTACGTCACGCACGACCAGGTCGAGGCGATGACGATGGGCAGCCGCATCGCCGTCATGAGCGAGGGGCTCCTCCAGCAGGTCGGAACCCCGCAGGAGCTGTACGACCACCCGACGAACCGGTTCGTCGCCGGCTTCATCGGGAGCCCCTCGATGAACTTCGTCGACGTGACCGTCTCGGGAAGCGGCGACTCCACGACGCTCGAGGCGCCGGATACGACGATCCCGGTCCCCGACCGCCTCCGCCAGGCCGTGGGTCAGATGGCCGGCCGGAAACTCGTCGCGGGCTTCCGCCCGGATCACCTCGACCTCGGCGGTCCGAGCTCGGGGGTCGCGACGATCCACGGTCGCGCCGATGTCGTCGAGTATCTCGGCGCCCAGGAACTCCTCCACGTGTCGGCGGCCGGAAAGGACCTCGTCGCGATCGTCAACGCGAGCCATCGGGTCATGCCGGGCGACGACCTGACACTCGCCCTGCCGCTCGACAAGCTCCACCTCTTCGACGGCGACACGGGGATGTCCGTCACCCAGCTCAAGGCCGCAGCGGCGGCCGCGGCGGTGTCCGCCTGA